From the genome of Sulfurovum sp. NBC37-1, one region includes:
- a CDS encoding arsenic transporter, with amino-acid sequence MILAMSLFLVTLLFVIWQPRGLQIGTTAVIGAVVALLLGVVSFDDVIIVTDIVWDATLAFIGIIILSLVLDEIGFFEWAAIKMAKLSGGSGNKMFVYILLLGAIVAAFFANDGAALILTPILLAKMKYLKMKPLPIFAFLMAGGFIGDSASNPLVISNLTNIVTAGYFDIGFVEYAKNMFLPNLLSIVASIAVLWFYFRKDIPLTVDVNQLPEASSVIKNRTMFKLSWFFLAFLMVGYFIGDHYHLPVSVFALGGALVFLTIANHHKATKPIMTIKAAPWQVVWFSIGLYIVVYGLKNAGLTDEVAAWIEMLRHQGETTAIIGTGFLSAVISSIMNNMPTIMIMDIAIDKVGYVGNEALVYANILGSNLGPKMTPIGSLATLLWLHVLAQKGVKIGWGEYMKVGLVITPPVLLVALLGLL; translated from the coding sequence ATGATACTCGCAATGAGCCTCTTTCTGGTGACACTTCTCTTTGTCATCTGGCAACCCAGAGGACTTCAAATAGGAACAACTGCAGTGATCGGTGCTGTCGTGGCACTGCTGCTGGGTGTCGTCAGTTTCGATGACGTCATTATCGTAACCGACATCGTCTGGGATGCCACGCTTGCGTTCATCGGTATTATCATCCTCTCCCTGGTACTCGACGAGATCGGATTTTTTGAATGGGCAGCCATCAAGATGGCAAAGCTCAGCGGCGGAAGCGGGAACAAGATGTTCGTTTACATCCTTTTGCTCGGTGCCATCGTTGCAGCCTTCTTCGCCAACGACGGTGCGGCGCTCATCCTGACCCCCATCCTGCTGGCCAAGATGAAGTATCTCAAAATGAAGCCGCTGCCCATCTTCGCCTTTTTGATGGCGGGCGGGTTCATCGGTGACTCAGCGTCCAACCCGCTGGTCATCTCCAACCTTACCAACATCGTCACTGCCGGCTACTTCGACATCGGTTTCGTAGAGTATGCCAAGAACATGTTTCTGCCGAATCTCCTGAGTATTGTTGCCTCTATCGCTGTACTCTGGTTCTATTTCAGAAAAGATATTCCTTTAACAGTCGATGTCAATCAGCTCCCTGAAGCCTCTTCGGTCATCAAGAACCGGACCATGTTCAAGCTCAGTTGGTTCTTCCTTGCCTTCCTGATGGTTGGGTATTTCATCGGTGACCATTACCACCTGCCTGTCTCCGTCTTCGCCCTGGGCGGTGCACTTGTCTTTCTCACCATTGCAAACCACCATAAGGCGACCAAGCCCATTATGACCATCAAAGCGGCACCATGGCAGGTGGTCTGGTTCAGTATCGGGCTCTATATCGTCGTGTATGGACTCAAAAATGCAGGCCTGACGGATGAAGTGGCTGCCTGGATAGAAATGCTAAGACATCAGGGAGAAACTACAGCGATCATCGGGACAGGTTTCCTCTCCGCAGTCATCTCTTCGATCATGAACAATATGCCGACCATCATGATCATGGACATCGCCATCGATAAGGTGGGATATGTGGGTAACGAAGCACTGGTCTACGCTAACATCCTCGGCTCCAACCTCGGACCTAAAATGACGCCTATCGGATCACTCGCCACCCTGCTCTGGCTACATGTACTGGCACAAAAAGGTGTCAAGATCGGCTGGGGAGAGTATATGAAAGTAGGACTGGTCATTACACCGCCTGTCCTTCTTGTGGCACTTTTGGGGTTACTGTAG
- a CDS encoding DUF2202 domain-containing protein, producing MKSTSLTLLTLFTAFLIAGCNADTTSATEESPTASPSDTLTEDQKYSLAYMWHEEKLAKELYLELNKINPAQQLENIALNSEVKHIAKVQEVVAYYDINITNLADYEIEYSKDELENMPVGFFAVPEIQDLYNMLYNKGLASKQSALEVDCMVEVVDINDLDKFLVTADNNQYLIDAFTFLHDGSYTHYWAFDKGLKNMGVTDGCCSLGTDYCHPEYPQNENGGAGKGKQ from the coding sequence ATGAAATCCACTTCACTAACCCTATTGACACTCTTTACAGCATTTTTAATAGCCGGCTGCAATGCGGATACAACTTCCGCAACAGAAGAATCACCAACAGCATCCCCGAGTGATACGCTTACTGAAGACCAGAAATATTCTCTGGCCTATATGTGGCATGAAGAGAAACTTGCCAAGGAGCTTTATCTTGAACTCAATAAAATAAACCCTGCCCAACAGTTGGAAAATATTGCACTGAACTCTGAAGTAAAACATATTGCAAAAGTGCAGGAAGTCGTAGCTTACTACGATATCAACATCACCAATCTTGCCGATTATGAGATCGAGTATTCAAAGGATGAGCTTGAAAATATGCCTGTAGGGTTTTTTGCCGTTCCGGAAATTCAGGATCTTTACAATATGCTCTATAACAAAGGGTTGGCATCGAAACAGTCAGCACTAGAAGTAGACTGCATGGTCGAAGTGGTTGACATCAATGACCTTGACAAGTTCCTGGTTACCGCAGACAATAACCAGTATCTCATTGATGCGTTCACCTTTTTGCATGACGGCAGCTATACGCACTACTGGGCATTTGATAAAGGTTTGAAAAATATGGGTGTAACAGACGGGTGCTGCTCACTTGGTACTGACTACTGTCATCCGGAATATCCGCAAAATGAAAACGGCGGTGCAGGAAAAGGAAAACAGTAG
- a CDS encoding magnesium transporter, which produces MSENIPAVQQFETLLQSNHVASDSLARMLLELAYQDYGLFFTNLSKVPKDLLAEVILALPLSLFKEAVSMLPHKKLADVISYLESDKATDFIQRLERVEPQVKEAIYPLLHPNQQEQISRLSQYRSDEAGAYMQTELLWATTDEHIAEIKEKLRVFKKHKAEMPLIKLFVTDKEGHLVATVHFSDLLLFEDEKTLAEVIDALPSHKPLSVRDHTLITEVTKLFREFDLAMVAVVDSENRLQGCIVFDDIYDLIFAEEEAQAFKMSGTKQEAEEESLQSAQRHRLKWIFINLGAILIAASVVNFFRETIEQIVVLAVMMPVIAALGGNVGNQAVTVTVRRLALGETSWQYAKEILAKEIYIGVINGVIIGLIVGTVAYFWFQIPMLGVVIGLAIIINLSIAGLLGSLLPLTFKHFDIDPAIASPLLLTTATDAIGFFVFLGLAKIMLF; this is translated from the coding sequence ATGTCGGAAAATATACCCGCAGTTCAACAATTTGAAACACTTTTGCAAAGTAATCATGTTGCATCGGACAGCCTTGCCAGAATGCTTCTGGAGCTTGCCTATCAGGATTATGGTCTCTTCTTTACCAATCTCTCCAAAGTGCCAAAAGATCTCCTTGCAGAAGTGATCCTGGCACTTCCTCTCTCGCTTTTCAAAGAAGCGGTCAGTATGCTTCCGCACAAAAAGCTGGCCGATGTGATCTCCTATCTGGAAAGTGATAAAGCGACAGATTTTATACAGAGACTGGAGAGAGTCGAACCACAGGTCAAAGAGGCGATCTATCCTCTTTTACACCCAAATCAACAGGAACAGATAAGCCGTCTTTCACAATATCGTTCGGATGAAGCAGGTGCTTACATGCAGACTGAACTGCTGTGGGCTACCACAGATGAACATATTGCTGAGATCAAAGAGAAACTCAGGGTTTTCAAAAAACATAAAGCGGAAATGCCTCTCATCAAACTCTTTGTTACCGACAAAGAAGGACATTTGGTCGCCACCGTCCACTTCAGTGATCTGCTGCTTTTTGAAGATGAGAAGACCCTGGCAGAAGTCATAGATGCACTCCCCTCTCACAAGCCTCTGTCTGTTCGGGATCATACTCTCATTACGGAAGTAACAAAGCTGTTTCGGGAATTCGATCTGGCTATGGTCGCAGTGGTCGATAGCGAAAACAGATTACAGGGATGTATCGTTTTTGACGATATTTACGATCTGATATTTGCAGAAGAAGAGGCGCAGGCGTTTAAAATGAGCGGTACAAAGCAGGAAGCCGAAGAAGAGAGTCTGCAGAGTGCACAAAGACACAGACTGAAGTGGATATTCATAAACCTCGGAGCTATTCTCATTGCAGCTTCAGTCGTCAATTTTTTCAGGGAGACCATCGAGCAGATCGTGGTTTTGGCCGTAATGATGCCGGTCATTGCGGCGCTGGGAGGCAATGTGGGCAACCAGGCTGTTACGGTTACCGTACGCCGTCTGGCATTGGGAGAGACGTCATGGCAATATGCCAAAGAGATTCTTGCCAAAGAGATTTACATTGGGGTGATCAACGGTGTTATTATCGGTCTGATAGTGGGGACAGTAGCTTATTTCTGGTTTCAGATTCCCATGCTGGGAGTCGTCATAGGACTTGCAATCATTATCAACCTTTCGATCGCAGGATTGCTTGGTTCCCTTTTGCCGCTTACTTTCAAACATTTTGATATTGATCCTGCCATTGCCTCGCCCCTGCTGCTGACAACGGCGACCGATGCGATCGGTTTTTTTGTCTTTTTGGGGCTTGCCAAGATAATGTTATTTTAA
- a CDS encoding permease, whose amino-acid sequence MKKSKSGLVMLGIVVILYAVLFFLKPDKTMDALGESLGVLEMIIPILLIVFFIMALLGTFIDEKAISKHLGEESGAKGWLLALVGGILSHGPGYVWYPLLQNLREQGARDGLVVAFVYARAIKIPWIPLMISYFGWAFTLVYTFYVVLGAWLQGVIADRFDDKKGHQ is encoded by the coding sequence ATGAAAAAAAGCAAAAGCGGACTGGTCATGCTCGGTATCGTTGTCATTCTGTATGCTGTACTCTTCTTTCTGAAGCCAGACAAAACCATGGATGCACTCGGTGAGAGCCTGGGTGTACTGGAGATGATCATCCCCATTCTGCTGATCGTCTTTTTTATCATGGCGCTGCTGGGCACCTTCATCGATGAAAAAGCCATTTCGAAACATTTGGGAGAGGAGAGCGGTGCCAAAGGCTGGCTGCTGGCACTGGTGGGAGGCATATTGAGCCACGGGCCGGGTTACGTCTGGTACCCCTTGCTTCAGAACCTCAGAGAGCAGGGGGCAAGAGACGGTCTCGTGGTCGCCTTCGTCTATGCCCGGGCCATCAAGATCCCGTGGATCCCGCTTATGATAAGCTACTTCGGCTGGGCCTTTACGCTGGTCTACACTTTCTATGTAGTGTTGGGCGCCTGGCTGCAGGGGGTCATCGCAGACAGATTCGATGATAAAAAGGGGCATCAGTGA
- a CDS encoding ATP-grasp domain-containing protein gives MKELNYNIKFIDKKRYLLAKKSSTKTILFLYTKYGWDKALNNKIKDYEAFFYIFGSIDPKCFDFIVPLTIEAEEYIATHRNLFPKKSYSIPSKFCINTCNNKRKFYNYLAKNGFVEYFPKINSNFDYPYLLRKEIGVNGKNIYIIENQNMEMAYKAKFASKNYFTQEYIHGQDEYTAHIISTNNKIIFFKVLKFTFQEKYFIKGKKYCFNSKKEINHNEYKPIFEDILSTMNYEGICCFNYKVINKSIKIFEINPRPGRTLKYFINEALASYVDSIVEY, from the coding sequence TTGAAAGAACTTAATTATAATATTAAATTTATAGATAAAAAAAGATACTTACTAGCAAAAAAATCTTCAACAAAAACCATACTCTTTCTCTATACAAAATATGGGTGGGACAAGGCTCTAAACAATAAAATCAAAGATTATGAAGCATTTTTTTACATCTTTGGCTCCATTGATCCAAAGTGCTTTGACTTTATTGTCCCTTTGACAATCGAGGCCGAGGAATACATTGCCACTCATAGAAATTTGTTTCCTAAGAAGTCATACTCAATACCTTCTAAATTCTGTATTAATACTTGCAATAATAAAAGAAAATTTTATAATTATTTGGCAAAAAATGGCTTTGTAGAATATTTTCCAAAAATAAATAGTAATTTTGATTATCCATATCTTCTCAGAAAAGAGATTGGGGTTAATGGTAAAAATATTTATATTATTGAAAATCAAAATATGGAAATGGCATATAAGGCTAAGTTTGCTTCAAAAAATTATTTTACTCAGGAATATATTCATGGGCAAGATGAGTATACAGCCCATATAATTTCTACCAATAATAAGATTATTTTTTTCAAAGTATTAAAATTTACCTTTCAAGAAAAATATTTTATTAAAGGCAAAAAGTATTGTTTTAATTCCAAAAAAGAAATAAACCATAATGAATATAAACCAATTTTTGAAGATATTTTATCTACCATGAATTATGAAGGAATATGTTGTTTTAATTATAAAGTTATAAATAAGAGTATAAAAATTTTTGAGATCAATCCGAGACCCGGAAGAACTCTTAAATATTTTATCAATGAAGCATTGGCTTCTTATGTTGATTCAATAGTAGAATATTAA
- a CDS encoding FeoA family protein, translated as MKLSELRPKQKAIIKSIGDIGELKNRLMELGVLCGEPVQVVRIAPMGDPIEIRVGDEHLALRDEDAQKIEVEAISQLRKRERKGLS; from the coding sequence GTGAAACTCAGTGAACTCCGTCCCAAGCAGAAGGCGATCATTAAATCTATCGGAGATATAGGAGAATTAAAAAACCGTTTGATGGAGCTGGGTGTACTGTGTGGTGAGCCTGTTCAGGTCGTACGGATCGCACCTATGGGGGACCCCATAGAGATACGTGTAGGAGATGAACATCTGGCACTGCGCGATGAGGATGCCCAAAAGATAGAAGTTGAAGCTATATCCCAGCTGAGAAAGCGTGAAAGAAAAGGACTTTCATGA
- a CDS encoding sensor histidine kinase, whose amino-acid sequence MYRSERRSLFRFLAIYLLSTLILFTIGSAIFYTLEKHHLLDRQREAMKHEGEKIQHQLIRLHKSFEAKLPIRVKEPYKIALLDKDHNIIFSNFTPPKNIDLRQEYHLVDGHILYIKPVDPYYLGAAYLLLWTPVDRTAISHLQNMILLFMLGAGVFFLLLGYFLGRLFIAPMRESIETMNRFIQDTTHELNTPVSTILTNLELIQTLHKCDAQEEMQRIEIASKTLSRIYDDLTYLKLNHQYHRDIQPIDISKLLKERLSYFSVAITAKKLTLHTAIEESVILHIDQDDAIRLLDNLISNAIKYNRTGGSMEIRLNPEYLVIKDSGIGIAKRELTTIHKRFKRADSSEGGFGIGLDIVYQVVKTYGFDITIDSQRNTGTEVSVRWEK is encoded by the coding sequence TTGTATCGAAGTGAAAGAAGAAGCCTTTTTCGTTTTCTGGCGATCTATCTGCTCTCAACGCTGATACTCTTTACGATCGGAAGTGCCATTTTCTACACCCTCGAAAAACACCACCTTCTAGACAGGCAGCGAGAAGCGATGAAGCATGAAGGAGAGAAAATACAGCATCAGCTTATCCGTCTTCACAAAAGCTTTGAAGCAAAACTTCCCATCCGCGTAAAAGAGCCCTACAAGATCGCACTGCTCGACAAAGATCATAACATTATTTTTTCCAACTTTACGCCTCCAAAGAATATTGATCTCAGGCAGGAGTATCACCTGGTCGACGGGCATATACTCTACATCAAACCCGTTGACCCCTATTATCTCGGTGCCGCCTACCTTCTGCTTTGGACACCGGTTGACAGAACAGCCATATCCCATCTGCAAAACATGATACTTCTTTTCATGCTGGGAGCAGGAGTATTTTTTCTGCTGCTGGGCTACTTTCTGGGACGGCTCTTCATAGCGCCCATGCGTGAATCCATTGAAACCATGAACCGCTTCATCCAGGATACGACCCATGAGCTCAACACCCCCGTCAGCACCATCCTGACCAATCTTGAGCTCATCCAGACCCTGCACAAATGCGATGCACAAGAGGAGATGCAGCGTATCGAGATCGCATCAAAGACCCTGAGCCGCATCTACGATGACCTAACCTACCTGAAGCTCAACCATCAGTACCACCGCGATATACAGCCTATCGATATCTCCAAACTCCTCAAAGAGAGGCTGTCCTACTTTTCTGTCGCCATCACGGCAAAGAAGCTCACTCTGCATACTGCCATAGAAGAGAGTGTTATACTTCATATCGACCAGGATGACGCCATCCGGCTCCTTGACAATCTTATTTCAAATGCCATCAAATACAACAGGACCGGCGGCAGTATGGAGATACGCTTAAACCCTGAATATCTCGTCATCAAAGACAGCGGTATCGGCATCGCCAAGAGAGAACTCACTACGATCCACAAACGCTTCAAACGTGCCGACAGCAGCGAAGGTGGCTTCGGTATTGGACTCGATATCGTCTATCAGGTAGTAAAGACTTATGGCTTCGATATAACGATAGATTCACAAAGAAACACAGGAACTGAGGTTAGCGTCAGATGGGAAAAATAG
- the feoB gene encoding ferrous iron transport protein B, with protein sequence MIRIPFVGNPNTGKTALINAVAKSDLEVGNWPGVTVEKKEAKFTYEGEEVVLVDLPGAYTLSPYSLEEKISRNMLAEGRYEGIIDVVDTTNLRRNLYLTLELIDMQRPMVLALNMFDDFTKRGYELDTEKLQEILGIPAIPTIASRGLGTQKLIDAAIAAVKEQTVPHIQPYQEHIEKEIAFLMHAMPQTGLSPRFFAIQLIADDPYAHALAETLKDKELIEKAAKARSRLETHMKLPVKTIITRARYEVIDRLLEIVLKKPILDKVLLSEKIDAVLLHKWLGIPLFFLIMMLMFKLTFDGSGSLVTWVSNFFQDFLNKYISLSLQDSVPPWVVSLLTDGIVSGVGLVLSFLPLLFLLYFFMAMLEESGYMARVSFLLDRAGRTLGIKGNAFISMIIGFGCNVPAVYATRTLTTKRERIVTILMIPLMSCSARLPIYALFTAIFFQAHQVLVIMSLYLLGIIVALFLGWIANLILPSEEGKPFFLELPTYHMPNMKAVWVLMWPKLKDFIVRAGTVIVMASIILWGIIKLPVGTDPHNSYLAQTAKLVTPVFKPAGFGEHWEPVAAMIPGTLAKEVVISSLGTIYGVEIKNEMTRSTFKEDTIMQLKALKEAFVNAFLHMFNIHIESLNNVQPSTLQQKLRKQFASPLAAFSYLVFILLYIPCVSTMAAIKTELGMRWMLFETALLPLVAYAVSVLVYQFGLRFL encoded by the coding sequence ATGATACGTATTCCCTTTGTGGGCAATCCCAATACCGGCAAAACAGCCCTTATCAATGCGGTGGCGAAGAGTGACCTTGAAGTAGGCAACTGGCCCGGAGTTACCGTAGAGAAGAAAGAAGCGAAATTTACCTATGAGGGAGAGGAGGTCGTATTGGTCGATCTCCCCGGAGCCTATACGCTCAGCCCCTATTCACTGGAAGAGAAGATCAGCAGGAATATGCTGGCAGAAGGGAGGTATGAGGGCATCATCGATGTCGTCGATACGACCAACCTCCGCCGTAATCTCTACCTCACTCTCGAACTGATCGATATGCAGAGACCTATGGTCCTGGCACTCAATATGTTCGATGATTTCACCAAACGGGGGTATGAACTCGACACCGAAAAATTACAGGAGATCCTGGGCATACCGGCCATACCGACGATCGCCTCCAGAGGACTGGGTACGCAAAAACTGATCGATGCTGCCATTGCCGCAGTGAAGGAACAGACTGTTCCTCATATTCAGCCTTATCAGGAGCATATTGAAAAAGAGATCGCTTTTTTGATGCATGCAATGCCTCAGACCGGTCTGTCACCCCGGTTTTTCGCGATACAGCTGATCGCGGACGATCCTTATGCCCATGCTTTGGCTGAGACCTTAAAAGACAAGGAACTCATAGAGAAAGCGGCAAAGGCTAGAAGCAGGCTTGAAACCCACATGAAGCTTCCGGTTAAAACGATCATTACGCGTGCCAGATATGAGGTTATAGACCGTTTGCTGGAGATCGTTCTGAAAAAACCGATCCTGGACAAAGTACTGCTAAGCGAAAAGATCGATGCCGTTCTTTTACACAAGTGGCTGGGGATCCCTTTGTTCTTTCTCATTATGATGCTGATGTTCAAACTGACCTTTGACGGCAGCGGCTCTCTGGTGACATGGGTTTCGAACTTTTTTCAGGACTTTCTGAACAAATACATTTCGCTGAGCCTTCAGGATTCAGTGCCGCCCTGGGTCGTGTCACTGCTCACAGACGGTATCGTGAGCGGTGTGGGGCTGGTGCTTTCCTTTTTGCCGCTTCTGTTCCTGCTCTACTTTTTTATGGCAATGCTGGAAGAGAGCGGCTATATGGCACGGGTCAGTTTCCTGCTTGACCGTGCAGGCAGGACACTGGGTATCAAAGGCAATGCCTTTATCTCCATGATCATCGGTTTTGGGTGCAATGTACCCGCCGTTTATGCCACACGTACACTTACGACGAAACGGGAACGCATCGTGACCATCCTGATGATCCCCCTGATGAGCTGCAGTGCCAGACTGCCGATCTATGCACTTTTTACGGCGATCTTTTTTCAGGCACATCAGGTGTTGGTGATTATGTCACTCTATCTTCTCGGGATCATTGTTGCACTCTTTTTGGGCTGGATCGCCAATCTCATTCTGCCTTCGGAAGAGGGCAAACCTTTTTTTCTGGAACTGCCGACTTATCATATGCCAAATATGAAAGCTGTCTGGGTTCTGATGTGGCCGAAACTCAAAGATTTCATTGTGCGGGCAGGGACGGTGATCGTCATGGCTTCGATCATTTTGTGGGGTATCATCAAACTTCCTGTAGGGACCGATCCTCATAACTCATATCTGGCACAAACGGCTAAATTGGTTACACCGGTCTTTAAGCCGGCAGGGTTCGGAGAACATTGGGAACCTGTAGCTGCCATGATCCCCGGGACACTTGCCAAAGAGGTAGTAATAAGTTCACTGGGGACGATCTACGGTGTGGAAATAAAAAATGAAATGACCAGAAGTACGTTCAAAGAAGATACGATCATGCAGCTCAAAGCTTTGAAAGAAGCCTTTGTAAATGCTTTTTTACACATGTTCAATATTCACATTGAAAGTTTAAACAATGTACAACCCAGTACACTGCAGCAGAAACTCCGGAAGCAGTTTGCCTCTCCACTGGCTGCATTCAGCTATCTGGTCTTCATTTTGCTCTATATCCCCTGTGTCTCTACGATGGCAGCGATCAAAACAGAGCTCGGGATGCGATGGATGCTATTTGAAACTGCTCTTTTGCCACTTGTAGCCTATGCGGTGAGTGTATTGGTCTATCAGTTTGGATTGAGGTTTTTATAG
- a CDS encoding response regulator transcription factor produces the protein MQRKILLLEDDLQLNDTVKQFLEHHQYTVLPAYDGHQAKDLLYETDVDLMLLDIKVPQQSGFDLLSDLRKEGNDTPAIFITSLHSIDDVSKGFDIGCDDYIRKPFALKELLVRIEAQLRKRYGSRDNHVDLGNGLNYYPKEFRLALDGNTIPLKHKEAKLLALLLEHPNQLVVYDKIHAALWEFDEEPSAGSLRTYIKTLRSHLGKDRIETVKNIGYRFVSK, from the coding sequence ATGCAAAGGAAAATACTGCTGCTTGAAGATGATCTTCAGCTGAACGATACAGTCAAACAGTTCCTTGAACACCACCAGTATACTGTTCTGCCTGCCTATGACGGCCATCAGGCAAAAGATCTGCTTTATGAGACCGATGTCGACCTGATGCTGCTTGACATCAAAGTGCCGCAGCAAAGTGGATTTGACCTTCTCTCTGATTTGCGAAAGGAAGGGAACGACACGCCCGCCATTTTCATTACCTCCCTTCACAGTATCGACGATGTCAGCAAAGGGTTCGACATAGGCTGTGACGACTACATTCGCAAGCCCTTTGCCCTGAAAGAACTCCTTGTCCGCATAGAAGCCCAACTCAGAAAGCGCTACGGTAGCAGAGACAACCATGTCGATCTGGGTAACGGTCTCAATTATTATCCCAAAGAGTTCAGACTGGCATTGGACGGCAATACTATTCCACTAAAACATAAAGAAGCCAAACTGCTTGCGCTCCTGCTCGAACATCCCAATCAGCTTGTCGTCTATGACAAGATCCATGCCGCACTCTGGGAGTTCGATGAAGAACCAAGTGCCGGCTCACTGCGCACCTACATCAAAACACTGCGTTCTCATCTGGGAAAAGATCGTATTGAAACAGTCAAAAATATAGGATACCGCTTTGTATCGAAGTGA